The Mangifera indica cultivar Alphonso chromosome 19, CATAS_Mindica_2.1, whole genome shotgun sequence nucleotide sequence cacctatattacctgccacgtcagcattggtaatagaaaattactgtaatcttttattactgacaaaccaacaagggaataaaagatagattaccaaggtaataataaattctCCCAACCAAACGCACCTTAAGTTAATTTTCCGAGTTTCTAACACTTCTTTCAATTCCCAAATCTCTTATCTCCCATCTCGTTCCTTCCACTCCAAACACCTTCTCTACGACTCGTCTTTGCCACCTCCACCAGGGTCTGTAATAAAATACAACCTTTAAACTCTTCTTTAAGACAAATTCCAGTAAccaatcttataattattaaattaagtaagttaataatttaatttgtatatatagttaaaaaaaattaaatttaaatttttttatatttaaagtctcattttttgttattcaaattattttttgaaaattaattataataagttaATGTAACATAACTGAAGAATTTATATATGTAGTAGTAGTATGATGGCAGTTTAAATTAAACAGTTGAACCGTGGAAGTATATATATACTACATAGTAGACATGgatgaatttataaattgaaattaataggAAATAAATGGAGGATGACAAATAGGAATGTAATAAATATGACACCAGAtattctaattattaattttgggtttgcaataaatgacaaatacataaaaaaaaaattaatttaatagtattatattttccatttaaaagaaatattataataaaaaatatataaatatttatttggtaaTAAATTAAGGAAGAATCTTTCTTAATTAGGTAGTTTTTGTAATaaaagggagaaaatataattagtttttttaaaaaggtAATTTAACTACCAATATAATGcaacttgtgttgtcacacttgtacatatatataacataatcaTGAACTTTACTTATTTTCTaattcttataataaaatatattatgttattttattttttattaatttatttgttttaattttattagttattatggttaaagttaaaaaagaattttttttattaataaataaatttaataaaaaatcgtttataaaataaaatgaatgataattaattaattagtggaTTAGAGTTTTACtaatacaaatatatgtttactttaatttaaaatttaaatattgttcTAATTTTGTCCCGAGATTCATTACGGAGACAGATTTGGCATTAAATGGCATTAAAGCGAAGCTCACCTGCTATCGACCTTACTGGATGATACGGTGGGCACTATTCTCTCTTCCTAACACCcctacaaataatttatatatgaaggTTCTCCAACGCCAACCTTGTAttcatatatctaaaaacaGAAGAAATCTGGTGAAGCCAAACATGTCAAAGCTAACCACCCTTTTGACAGCTCTCCTTCTTCTCACCTTTATGCTATCCTATTCTGCCACCGCCCGTCCGGACCCAACTCAACTTAAGGTACGTACCtctattcaataatttttttttttaatcataattctACTCAACAACTtacctataaataaaaatccGAATTTGTTATTTGTGTAGGTGGTAGAGGCTGCAGGGAACGCCGTGGATGGAGAAGAGAGCTGTGAAGGAGTTGGGAAAGAGGGATGCTTGAAGAGAAAGACCCTCGAAGCTCATCTGGATTATATTTATACGCAGGATCATACTCACCCATGAATTGTTCagcaaaatatatgaaataattgtATTCGATTGCCGTCTGTTGGTGGGTGacagtaaaaaaataaagatatatatttgtctctttgttttatatattttataagcatGTTCATGGCTTCATGTCCATGGATTTGGTGCCATTGATGGGATCTCGGTCTCTTGTTTAAGATCATTTGGCAGTTCTATTTTATCCAGGTACAAAATTGAACCCTTCTGATGCTGATTGAAAGTCTCAGTTCATCAAAAGGAAAACTTCTGTATAAATTCTCAGCTGTTTTTGTCTGATCAATCACAGAACTGATTAAGACTTTCGAATCTGCATAGAAAAAGGCCtgaaaaaattagaaagagtGTGTTTGATTAAGAAGAGATAGTAAACCACGTCTGCCAATAAGAAATGAATCTAGTGGGGAAAGTGAGGAAGGAAGGAAAATGTGTAATTTTGTCAACCCAAGTCAACTGAAAGAAGCAATCAGAATCTTGATAAATTTTCAGCCAAATCATATCTTAATCATGCCCGAGGAATTGTTTTTCCTATGCTTGTTATCTAAGTGTCCTGTAGAGAGTCGCATCCTTTCACAAGTTGTGCCATAATAACACGTTTGTGTTGACTATGCCAATAATACAAATATTGGGTGGCTTATGGAGATTCCAAAGAACTCTAAAAGATTTCAGAAGTATGACACATGAGCAGATATATAAGATCCCCAGTCCGTCTAGTCATGACTTTTTACGTCCGAGGGCTTTATGTTCCGCCATATAACTTATGTTTACTATTCAGATTGAATGACGCTATGAATTACATTGGTATTTTCACATATTATGATTAACATAgaagacatttttatttttctccggGGAAGTCTTTAGAATTACAAATCTTTAGATTTCAATTTGCCCTTAGCCATTGAATCAAATGTGAATAACTTATCTTTGTCTCTTTAAAATAAGAGATGTCTCTGGTTTTGTTAGTGTTtgagacaattttatttttctgtataaCTGTATCTTTagagttaataattttatatgaaaaattacttaatcacttgttgttgttattttttagttttttgttaaGGTCTATtcgataaaaatatttaaattgaatcagtGATGGATTTTTAGTATGTAAATCAATAAATGGACAGTTTGGATGTTTAGATTTCCTCAAAGCTTACCGGAAAATATGAAACCGTGTGAAAAGTGCTAGAAAATTATAAACTCTACTATATTACACACCAACTTAGGGTTACCCAAAACATTTTAGGACTTTTTCTAGGATCACTATTCTAGGGCACACATTTTCCTCCGTAGTCAATTACTTAATTTTCCATAACAAATTACAAAGATGGAAAATCATCTTAAATACATATAcgttcaatttaataaaattatatacatatatttttgagtatataattaagtacacaaataacatgtcatcacatgatttgatgattttgaattgaatataaaataatattaaatcatatgataaaatataatctatatacataattgtttattaaaaaatatatacacatcaTATTGTTCAGGCTCAATTATACATGGCATACAAGAAATTATGCAAGAAAATATCCAAGAATCGGCCATGACAGGAGGCAGGCGGTAGTGTCAAACACGACTCTGAGATTTATCATCAGATACAGGAGttggtgaaatttgaaatcatTCTCAAGAGAAAATCACAACAAATACCAACTCTGCTTCGCTGATGGCTGCGCTTACTTCAATTACAAAGTCATGAATGGGAATTTAACAAACAGTTTGACATATGATTGGTGAATGAATATAGATGTTCCCCGTTAATTTCTTCCTCATGGCTCAAGTCAAGAATGTTcctatcaaataatttatttatttgatgtagaAGCATGCATTTCTATCTGAGCACAGAGACTGAAAGAAAGCCTTATCTTAAAAGAATCATTCAACCACCTTGTACTCGTAGTGGGAAAGTTTGACTTTCCCACTCAGACTCCACAATCACAATTTCTGCATAGCCCAATAGTGGATTTGAATAACACCATTCTTCCTTCACCAAGTAAGATTGTAAGATCCCAAAAGCTTTTCTTATAAGGTTCCATATCCATTGCAAATCCTATGCATGTGCTTGAGGATGACCCAGATTGTTAACTGCTACAACTAACACtaagaacataaaaaaaaacaagtatcAGAAACTTCTGAGATGTGGCTGGGGGATTCTCGAGCTCcaaatcttttcttcttttctcttttaagaaAAAAGTGCAACAGGATACCTGAGCTTCcaaattgaaaatgaataacAGTCAGTTTAGTGGAAGCTGCTGAAAGCGAAGCAACACTTGTTATTAAACTTCTGACTTGCTAATGGTGAATTCCCAAGCTAAAAGTTCCATAAAGTTCAAGTACCATCAACAAATTTTGGCAATACTACCACATCATTTCTCTCGCAAACATCGAGGCACATCTCCCAGGGCTACCTTATACACTTCACAAAGCCATTATGGCTGTAGCTTTCAGAAGCCCTTTCTAGGGAGAAGAGCTAGTGGAAGGGACGAAATCGAGCTGAAGGAAGTGCGTAGCATGATCTACAGATTTATAATGTAGGGAAATGCCGATAGCTTTTACAGAGCTCAATAATTGTCAAGAGTATGAATTGACACTACTATTGAAAGAAGGCTAACTGAATACTGAAATTCAGTCACAGTAGTCTATTTGAAAAACACATTCCAAAAGATCTCTCAATCTAAAATAGTTTCCTTCTTTATTCCCTTATGATAGTAGTCTATATCCATATAGAGAGCTATTTGAAAAACACATTCCAAAAGGTCTCTCAATCTAACATAGTTTCCTTCTTTATCCCTTCTGATATAACAGATTATATGAATTAATGAGTTTCAGACTAAGAAGGATTTGAGAGAGCAATTCACTAGATGTTTATCATATCTCATGTAAAAAGAAGGAATAGATGTTCATTGTACATAAGTTTTACATCAAGTCCAAATAGATCTATAAACTCAGCACTAATGCagactaaaaaaaaaaccctttgaACCCCAAAAATCCCTTGAAAGAAAGGATGAAAATTTAGGGATCAATCAATATTACAGGGCAACCCAGTGAGAACTAACTACATTATGAATGAAGCACATGCTTAGGTGTACTCTTCACTGCTTTTTCATCATGTCCAACCTCCATTGCATTCATCACAGACATACTTTACACTCTGTTCTTGTTGATTGAAACACCTGTGCAACAATGGCAAGATTGACTCACAACCTTGCTAAGGGATTATTGGCAAATGTTGGCAAAAATGCCAGCATATAGACTGCAGATTAATGGTTTCACAATATGGAAATAACTCAGAAGAAATCCACTTTATGATGCTTCTTCATGTAAACTCATCAGTCAGATTGAACTTCTTTAGTATACACAAGGTAGAAAAGGGTACCTTAAGAACCCCAGTGAGCTCAATTTGGAATTCTGTTCAATCCCAGAAGCACCTTCGTCCATTGGGAATGAAGTGCGTTAAAAAAGGAAGTGCCGTGTGCAAATCAACATTTTGCCCCTTTTTTCACTGTATGGTTTTTGTAAGCTTACACTTTGAAAGGAATTTAGTAGCTGAGTAATTTAAACTACACAATTTCAAGAGCTCAGCAGACCGCTGCTTCAATACAGGACTGCAACTACTCTGTATTACTAGAAGTAGCTTAGCTGCCAAACCTGCATCCACAGCAAGTAAAGCACATTCATCTGGTGCAAGCTTGCAAACTGTCCATAAAATTGACAAGGCAAACTGGGTACAATTCTCTGAAACTCTCATTAACAGTTTGACCAGATTTGGTATTGTATTAGGGCAATCTTTCAAAGCCAATCCTCCCTCAGGAACCGTTGACAAAACCTCTAATACATAAAGGGCAAACTCCAGACACTCGTTACTCAAACTGGGCAATATCTCTACCAACAGAGGAACTGCTCCAATGCTGACAAGTGAGTTCCTAACCGAATCATATGAACAAATTGTCTTGAGCAAGCCAAGTCCCGCCAGAACCCCATTTTGGTGCCTCTTATCCTTCACTAATCTCAACAAACCAACCAAAAGACTCAAGCTAGACATTTTTTCAGAACCATGATCATTGGCTTCCATTAAAACTTCAATCAACCTTGTGCAATTAACCTTTGTTTCAATTGTTCCCTCGTTTAGCATATCCACCATTAAGGATATCTTTGCTGGCGGCATCAGATTCTTCTTTGATTCCACATCGAGATCCAAGTTGACCAGAATCCCAATTACTTCTGACCCAACAGCATGAGTAGTGAAAGGTCCCAACAAAAGAGAAATCAAACTAACGCCATTATTAACTACAACCGCCTTTTTTGCTGTGGAATGAACAGCCACAAGCTGCCTAAGCTCTTTAAGAGCCTGAACTCTAGCTTGGCCTTTAACCTTCTTTAAAGTTTCCAAAATCTCCACAGTACGTCCTTGAACATCCTCCGATTTCTTCTTCATTGAAGCATATTTACGGGAGAACCAGGCGTAAATAAGCTGCTGAAGAGTCTTATTAGGAGTGACTGAATCGTCCCAGAGCTCTTGCATTGTAGTAGGGCAAGTGTAATGACCCAGAGAGAACCATTTCAAAATGTTGGATCTCTCATAGGTCTGGCCGGTGCAGAGAGTCACGGGTTCGAGCATCGGGTCTAAAGAAATTGGACAAATAAACACAGATGGCACATCAATTGATTCCAGCTCTTGTATCATCTTCTTCAGATCCAGTTTGTCTGCAACACCAGCACAAACTGGACCATAAGTATCACCGCCTAAAATGCCATCTTTCACGGCTGTTTCTAGATCTAGTACTTGGCCACCACCACCATTAATGTCAAGCTTGGTTGGGTGATACATGGGCAGGCTTTAGATACCCTACCAGGGTAGAAGAGCAGAGAAAGTTGTGTTCAACAACTAGTTGTTAATAGATTTCGAAGCAAGCAAAAGACATCTACTACTATACTACACTACACAGGAAGTCTGTTGTAGGAAAGGAAAAGTAAGATACAAAAAGGGGGACTGGAAGAGTGTCTTTATCTTTCATTGACAATAGGAAACAACAATGCTTATCAAAGGGGACATCTTTTCTCCA carries:
- the LOC123202595 gene encoding U-box domain-containing protein 30-like: MYHPTKLDINGGGGQVLDLETAVKDGILGGDTYGPVCAGVADKLDLKKMIQELESIDVPSVFICPISLDPMLEPVTLCTGQTYERSNILKWFSLGHYTCPTTMQELWDDSVTPNKTLQQLIYAWFSRKYASMKKKSEDVQGRTVEILETLKKVKGQARVQALKELRQLVAVHSTAKKAVVVNNGVSLISLLLGPFTTHAVGSEVIGILVNLDLDVESKKNLMPPAKISLMVDMLNEGTIETKVNCTRLIEVLMEANDHGSEKMSSLSLLVGLLRLVKDKRHQNGVLAGLGLLKTICSYDSVRNSLVSIGAVPLLVEILPSLSNECLEFALYVLEVLSTVPEGGLALKDCPNTIPNLVKLLMRVSENCTQFALSILWTVCKLAPDECALLAVDAGLAAKLLLVIQSSCSPVLKQRSAELLKLCSLNYSATKFLSKCKLTKTIQ